In Candidatus Methylomirabilota bacterium, the sequence GCGGTCGCCGTCGCCGGGTTTCTCGGCGCGAGCCTCCTCGTCTTCTGGCTCGCGGTGCGGCCGCCGCGGCTCGTCGTCGCGCTGACCCCCAAGGACGTCGGACTCGTCGTCGAGGACGTGACGATCACGACCGACGACGGTCTCCGGCTCGCGGCGTGGCTCGTCCC encodes:
- a CDS encoding alpha/beta hydrolase, with the translated sequence MRLVLYAAVAVAGFLGASLLVFWLAVRPPRLVVALTPKDVGLVVEDVTITTDDGLRLAAWLVP